The Haloplanus salinarum genome includes a region encoding these proteins:
- a CDS encoding LamG-like jellyroll fold domain-containing protein yields MDGNFELTRRRALAAIGSIGVASAGAGLGTSAYFSDQETFENNQLTAGTLDMKVAATEHYSDWSPDEAEYAGMASDEAATDIRLPPGGDQADARDIAIDVDGDNYANFFDAISTDGDGDPYNRVNGGVSAATDGLCGTESDADGPVIIDISDVKPGDFGGAQFAFELCDNPGYVWLTGGLDSANENGVTEPEADDPDEESGVVELLDAIQVTYSVGPINGDPSGFEDTDAGFQPVEQYTLREFLATLDGDGIALDGDIDAEVGGGTGEQGCFAGSLDDGSAVHQVSVVWWLPIDHGNQVQSDSATFELGFYTEQCRHNAGETDLVAYYPFENSADDLSGNGYDGSNSGDVSYTSGQVGRAASFDDGDAVTVTHDGSLTDLADFTASAWFRSTEDGRRDQVVFGIRQGYEIVFDSAGGRTSSDNSLWWAIDNGTGDWAVNDTGAGPLTLGEWHHAVLVQDTDDDEVRVYVDGSLIVTDDGTGAVNSTTGDLGIGSRGDGFGQFVGDVDDVRIYSRALSASEVQSIYDSA; encoded by the coding sequence ATGGACGGTAACTTCGAACTCACGAGACGGCGGGCCCTCGCGGCCATCGGAAGTATCGGCGTCGCGTCGGCGGGCGCCGGTTTGGGAACGAGCGCGTACTTCAGCGATCAGGAGACGTTCGAGAACAACCAGCTCACCGCGGGAACGCTGGACATGAAGGTGGCGGCGACCGAGCACTACTCGGACTGGTCCCCCGACGAGGCGGAGTACGCCGGGATGGCGTCCGACGAGGCAGCGACGGACATTCGCCTCCCACCGGGTGGGGACCAAGCCGACGCCCGGGACATCGCGATCGACGTCGACGGCGACAACTACGCGAACTTCTTCGACGCCATCTCGACCGACGGGGACGGCGACCCGTACAACCGTGTCAACGGCGGCGTGTCGGCGGCGACCGACGGCCTCTGTGGCACCGAGAGCGACGCCGACGGCCCGGTGATCATCGACATCTCGGACGTGAAGCCCGGTGACTTCGGGGGCGCGCAGTTCGCGTTCGAGCTGTGTGACAACCCCGGATACGTCTGGCTCACCGGTGGGCTGGACTCGGCGAACGAGAACGGCGTCACCGAACCGGAGGCCGACGACCCCGACGAGGAGAGCGGCGTCGTCGAACTCCTCGACGCGATTCAGGTGACCTATAGCGTCGGCCCGATCAACGGCGACCCGTCGGGCTTCGAGGACACCGACGCGGGCTTCCAGCCCGTCGAACAGTACACTCTCCGCGAGTTCTTGGCGACCCTCGACGGCGACGGCATCGCGCTGGACGGGGATATCGACGCCGAGGTCGGCGGCGGGACCGGCGAGCAAGGCTGTTTCGCCGGCAGCCTCGACGACGGATCGGCGGTTCACCAAGTGAGCGTCGTCTGGTGGCTGCCGATCGACCACGGCAATCAGGTGCAGTCCGACTCCGCGACCTTCGAACTGGGCTTCTACACCGAGCAGTGCCGCCACAACGCGGGCGAAACCGACCTCGTCGCGTACTACCCGTTCGAGAACAGCGCCGACGACCTGAGCGGGAACGGGTACGACGGGTCGAACAGCGGCGACGTGTCGTACACGAGCGGGCAGGTCGGACGGGCGGCGTCGTTCGATGACGGAGACGCCGTTACAGTCACCCATGACGGATCGCTCACCGACCTCGCGGACTTTACCGCGTCGGCGTGGTTCCGATCGACAGAAGACGGTCGGAGGGATCAGGTCGTGTTCGGAATCCGGCAGGGATACGAAATCGTCTTCGATTCGGCCGGAGGACGAACTTCGTCCGACAATTCGCTATGGTGGGCCATCGATAACGGTACCGGCGACTGGGCCGTCAACGACACCGGTGCGGGCCCCCTCACGCTCGGCGAGTGGCATCACGCTGTACTCGTACAGGATACCGATGACGACGAGGTTCGAGTCTACGTCGACGGGTCACTAATCGTCACCGACGATGGGACTGGGGCGGTCAACTCGACGACGGGTGATCTCGGGATCGGATCTCGCGGCGATGGGTTCGGGCAGTTCGTGGGCGATGTCGATGACGTCCGCATCTACTCCCGGGCCCTCTCGGCGAGCGAGGTGCAGTCCATCTACGATTCGGCCTGA